From a single Nicotiana tomentosiformis chromosome 2, ASM39032v3, whole genome shotgun sequence genomic region:
- the LOC138904253 gene encoding agamous-like MADS-box protein AGL18: MESNASTDGKPDVIMESEENDTIKTTLEELEGIILMENIVDRYNDKVPDSSEHATVENVEEPDEMNALKAEVAKLRQETGRMMGKELEGMNFKELQKLEHQLTEGILFVKNKKEQVLLEPLEKSRLQSVI, from the exons ATGGAGTCTAATGCAAGCACGGACGGGAAGCCGGATGTAATCATGGAATCAGAGGAAAATGATACAATCAAAACAACATTGGAGGAGCTCGAAGGCATTATCCT CATGGAAAACATTGTGGATAGATACAACGACAAGGTTCCAGATTCTTCTGAGCATGCTACAGTCGAAAATGTTGAAGAG CCTGATGAAATGAATGCTTTGAAAGCTGAAGTTGCAAAACTACGACAGGAAACTGG GAGGATGATGGGGAAGGAACTTGAAGGCATGAACTTCAAAGAGTTGCAGAAGTTAGAGCATCAGCTAACTGAAGGCATTTTATTTGTTAAGAATAAGAAG GAACAAGTATTACTGGAGCCACTTGAAAAATCAAGGCTGCAG AGCGTGATTTAA